The following are encoded together in the Pleurocapsa sp. FMAR1 genome:
- a CDS encoding cytochrome c biogenesis protein CcdA, giving the protein MLEFLQTQLFLLERFADRLVSTQLTHLSVVSVGVIFLAGLVTSLTPCMLSMLPITVGYIGGYESEGRLQAAAQSSWFALGLATTLAILGIIATSIGKVYGQIGVGLPIVVSLVAIAMGLNLLEILPLRFPSLGATDWISKDLPRGVRSYLLGLTFGLIASPCSTPVLATLLTWVATTQDLVLGGVLLIVYAVGYVTPLVIAGTFTASIKKILELRRWSSWINPVSGALLLGFGIFSLLSRLPAISYKL; this is encoded by the coding sequence ATGCTGGAATTTTTACAAACGCAGTTATTTTTATTAGAGAGATTTGCCGATCGCCTGGTTTCAACTCAGTTGACTCACCTCAGCGTAGTTAGTGTAGGGGTAATATTTTTAGCAGGTCTTGTTACCAGTCTGACTCCCTGTATGCTGTCGATGTTGCCCATTACCGTGGGCTACATTGGCGGTTATGAGTCTGAAGGGAGACTCCAGGCAGCAGCCCAGTCTAGCTGGTTTGCGTTGGGTTTAGCCACCACCTTAGCCATATTAGGTATTATCGCCACTTCTATTGGTAAGGTTTATGGACAGATTGGGGTTGGCTTACCGATTGTCGTTAGCTTAGTTGCGATCGCCATGGGACTAAACTTATTAGAAATATTACCATTACGCTTTCCGTCTTTAGGAGCAACAGACTGGATTAGTAAAGATTTACCCCGTGGAGTACGTTCTTATTTGTTAGGTTTAACCTTTGGCTTGATAGCTTCCCCTTGCAGTACTCCTGTATTGGCAACTTTGCTAACTTGGGTGGCAACAACTCAAGATTTAGTTTTAGGTGGGGTTTTGTTAATTGTTTACGCCGTTGGTTACGTCACGCCTTTGGTTATCGCTGGGACTTTTACAGCCTCAATTAAAAAGATTTTAGAGTTGCGCCGTTGGTCAAGCTGGATTAATCCCGTCAGTGGTGCTTTATTGCTAGGATTTGGCATTTTTTCTTTACTGTCTCGTTTGCCAGCTATTAGCTATAAGCTTTAA
- a CDS encoding DUF7734 family protein: MSESIGLRLEKYTLKQKQEVLLVNLETASSESDLVMIFAGFSSSLMRETAFDADVPVIAADSKIISIDRLVAPYNPDNPQYIATGLTWEAMQNILQKINL; encoded by the coding sequence ATGTCTGAATCTATTGGTCTGCGCCTAGAAAAATATACCCTGAAGCAAAAACAAGAAGTGTTGCTGGTCAACTTAGAAACAGCTTCTAGTGAATCAGATCTAGTGATGATCTTTGCTGGTTTTTCTAGTTCTTTGATGAGAGAGACTGCTTTCGATGCTGATGTTCCAGTAATTGCTGCCGATTCTAAAATTATTTCTATAGATCGCCTTGTTGCGCCTTACAACCCAGATAACCCTCAATACATTGCAACTGGATTAACTTGGGAGGCAATGCAGAATATTTTACAGAAAATTAATCTTTAA
- a CDS encoding CopG family ribbon-helix-helix protein, translated as MRTTITIPDDLAQQIDKIINQLDIPSRNQFIIEALEAKLKELEDRKIDDEFALMAEDLEYRQEALDLEQEFIRADFEVTS; from the coding sequence ATGCGTACAACTATAACTATTCCAGATGATTTAGCCCAACAGATAGACAAAATAATCAATCAATTAGATATTCCCAGTCGCAATCAATTCATAATTGAAGCACTGGAGGCAAAACTAAAAGAATTAGAAGACCGCAAAATCGACGATGAATTTGCCCTAATGGCTGAAGATCTAGAATATCGCCAAGAAGCATTAGATCTAGAGCAAGAATTTATCCGTGCAGATTTTGAGGTTACATCTTGA
- a CDS encoding DUF2127 domain-containing protein, producing the protein MKRKRPIGLKIIVAYKAVLFLLLILTVVVLLLALNNHSRLIAFSESYILESKLSLIEEFVEAVINKFFAQQPNTIRDSAILAGVYALVTAVEIIGLWYQKVWAEFLVLILIGLSIPLEIYELAKGITLLKLAVFMVNIAVFLYLLRFVIKKARVHKR; encoded by the coding sequence ATGAAGCGCAAGCGTCCTATCGGCTTAAAAATTATTGTTGCCTATAAAGCTGTCCTTTTCTTGCTGCTAATTCTTACTGTTGTTGTATTACTGTTGGCTTTGAACAATCATTCTCGCCTAATTGCATTTTCAGAAAGTTATATTCTTGAGAGTAAATTATCTTTAATTGAAGAATTTGTCGAAGCAGTTATCAATAAATTCTTTGCTCAACAGCCAAACACGATTCGAGATAGTGCAATCTTAGCGGGAGTTTATGCTTTAGTTACGGCAGTAGAAATTATTGGACTTTGGTATCAAAAAGTTTGGGCTGAATTTTTGGTTTTAATACTAATAGGTTTGAGTATTCCCCTGGAAATTTACGAACTAGCCAAAGGAATTACCTTACTAAAGTTGGCGGTGTTTATGGTTAATATCGCTGTTTTTTTGTACCTACTTCGGTTTGTTATCAAGAAAGCCCGTGTTCACAAGCGCTGA
- a CDS encoding Calvin cycle protein CP12, whose translation MSDIQEQIQRERESARAVCSTEGDTSGECAAAWDTVEELSAEASHRKQKVPQKSSLEQYCDDNPDALECRVYED comes from the coding sequence ATGAGCGATATACAAGAACAAATACAAAGAGAAAGAGAATCTGCTAGGGCAGTTTGTAGCACCGAAGGAGATACTTCAGGAGAATGTGCTGCTGCCTGGGATACGGTAGAAGAGCTATCAGCAGAAGCATCCCACAGAAAGCAAAAAGTTCCCCAAAAAAGCTCTCTAGAGCAGTATTGTGATGATAACCCTGATGCTTTAGAATGCCGAGTTTATGAAGACTAG
- a CDS encoding type II toxin-antitoxin system PemK/MazF family toxin: protein MKRGDIYLANLNPTIDSEQAGTRPVLIVSRDAINKSSPVVIIVPLTKYANSKRIYPSHHLIKAANNGLTTDSIAKCEQIRAIAKSRLQTKKGSLLTQDMEAIDNL from the coding sequence TTGAAGCGGGGCGATATTTATCTAGCTAATCTAAACCCTACCATCGACTCAGAGCAAGCTGGAACTAGACCAGTTTTGATCGTCAGTCGCGATGCAATTAACAAAAGCAGTCCTGTTGTAATTATTGTCCCGCTAACAAAGTACGCTAACTCAAAGAGGATTTATCCATCTCACCATCTTATTAAAGCTGCTAACAACGGATTAACTACCGATAGTATTGCTAAATGCGAGCAAATAAGAGCGATCGCCAAATCAAGGCTACAGACCAAAAAAGGATCGCTTCTCACGCAAGACATGGAGGCTATAGATAATCTCTAA
- a CDS encoding DUF3177 family protein, translating to MDIWFRPLVWMDYRLGVLLAVIVPFVLLIWALFQKQEAMQRLLIIYWRVASLLIITVYLLIPDWKIGFISGFAARVLIPISLWFWVDLNEEIRDIPQSLLKLVFTSWRWAMTAYCILGAIAKAFFLPCGISDTRMKTAFCQVWLEAPQAYRDFFHTKSGNEGFLGFLGAVGLVIYIIYLAYFVLIRLGKQGRSALEQ from the coding sequence ATGGATATTTGGTTTAGACCTTTAGTATGGATGGACTATCGCTTAGGAGTATTGCTGGCGGTAATTGTTCCTTTTGTACTGTTAATTTGGGCTTTGTTCCAGAAACAAGAAGCCATGCAAAGATTACTTATTATTTATTGGCGAGTTGCTAGCTTGTTAATAATTACAGTTTATCTATTAATTCCTGATTGGAAAATTGGCTTTATCAGTGGTTTTGCTGCCCGTGTTTTAATCCCTATTTCTTTGTGGTTTTGGGTAGATTTAAATGAAGAAATTCGCGACATACCCCAAAGTCTCCTCAAGCTAGTCTTCACTTCCTGGCGTTGGGCAATGACTGCCTACTGTATTTTAGGTGCGATCGCCAAAGCGTTTTTTCTCCCCTGTGGTATATCTGATACTAGAATGAAAACTGCTTTCTGCCAAGTTTGGCTGGAAGCACCCCAAGCCTATCGCGACTTTTTTCATACTAAGTCTGGGAATGAAGGCTTTCTTGGCTTTTTGGGTGCAGTTGGTTTAGTAATTTATATTATTTACCTGGCATATTTTGTGCTGATTCGTTTAGGTAAACAGGGAAGATCTGCGCTGGAACAATAA
- a CDS encoding two-component system response regulator, producing the protein MNETNILIVEDELIIAKNTAKKLEALGYQVTKIVSSGQAAIDYIISDRPNLILMDIAIKGEIDGIETAETIKEIADIPLIFLTAYASDETLERASKTGCYGYLIKPFRDRELQATVKMALSKYQEQSTIQKALQSTVNDYSSHYDDIYKDSLTNLPNKLFLRDLFDYLSSTLGSSVELINQSDSNDVLPIAENRDTQQPPSKLLALFNISLDRLQKVSSFLTKEQQDTLVKEIAQRLRNCLDSFENNGAIVYLEADNYVMMVALDQKQTAQNYGQEIINQLRQAFNVDNQEIFLPTNIGIAFSPLDSTDIEELLEQSQKARDYATSQGGNRCQLFTFAFNIKNSGASESLTMEADLYRALEREELELYYQPKINPKNDSIVGAEALIRWNHPAMGRITADKFIPLAEENGLIRPISEWIMHCACKQMNEWHNAGFDYLRIAVNLSGFQFRQSDLFHQITQILFKTSLNPHYLELELTETILVENIKTNIQRLNLLKKLGIQIALDDFGTGYSSLGYLQQFPFNILKIDSCFIRNIDSNKVNAVITKNTIEMAHQLGLKVVAEGVETKAELNYLRQCQCDEIQGFLYSRPLAAKEFQKLIMNNTSLPLQRV; encoded by the coding sequence ATGAACGAAACTAATATCTTAATAGTAGAAGACGAATTAATAATTGCTAAAAATACAGCTAAAAAACTAGAAGCTTTAGGTTATCAAGTCACTAAAATTGTTTCTTCTGGACAAGCAGCTATTGATTATATTATAAGCGATCGCCCAAATTTAATCTTAATGGACATTGCCATTAAAGGAGAAATTGATGGTATCGAAACAGCAGAAACAATCAAAGAAATAGCTGATATTCCTTTGATATTTCTAACAGCCTATGCCAGTGATGAAACTTTAGAAAGAGCTTCCAAGACAGGCTGCTATGGTTATTTAATTAAGCCTTTTAGAGATAGAGAATTGCAGGCTACGGTTAAAATGGCTCTGAGTAAATATCAAGAGCAATCTACAATTCAAAAAGCTTTGCAATCTACTGTAAATGATTATTCATCACATTACGATGATATTTACAAAGATAGTCTGACTAATTTGCCTAACAAGCTGTTTTTAAGAGATTTATTTGATTACTTATCATCTACACTAGGATCGTCTGTGGAGCTAATAAATCAAAGCGATAGCAATGATGTTTTACCAATAGCAGAAAATCGCGACACACAACAGCCACCATCAAAATTATTAGCTCTATTTAACATCAGCCTTGATAGACTACAAAAAGTAAGCAGTTTTTTAACCAAAGAACAACAAGATACTTTAGTTAAAGAAATAGCGCAACGTCTGCGCAATTGTCTCGACAGTTTTGAAAATAACGGAGCGATAGTGTATCTAGAGGCAGATAACTATGTAATGATGGTAGCTTTGGATCAAAAACAAACGGCACAAAACTACGGGCAAGAAATTATTAATCAACTACGACAAGCTTTTAATGTTGATAACCAAGAAATATTTCTGCCCACTAATATTGGCATTGCTTTTTCTCCCCTCGATAGTACAGATATTGAAGAGTTATTAGAGCAGAGTCAAAAAGCTAGAGATTATGCTACAAGCCAGGGGGGAAATCGCTGTCAGTTATTTACTTTTGCTTTTAACATTAAAAATTCTGGAGCCTCGGAAAGTTTAACCATGGAAGCTGATTTATATCGTGCTTTAGAACGGGAAGAACTAGAGTTATACTATCAGCCTAAGATTAATCCAAAAAATGATTCAATCGTAGGAGCAGAAGCCTTAATACGCTGGAATCATCCTGCTATGGGGAGAATTACAGCAGACAAATTTATCCCTCTAGCTGAAGAAAACGGTTTGATTAGACCAATCAGTGAGTGGATTATGCACTGCGCTTGTAAACAAATGAATGAATGGCACAATGCGGGATTTGATTATCTCAGAATTGCCGTCAATCTATCAGGATTTCAATTTAGACAATCAGATTTATTTCATCAAATAACTCAAATTTTGTTTAAAACATCTTTAAATCCTCACTACTTAGAGCTAGAGTTGACGGAAACGATTTTAGTGGAAAATATCAAAACGAACATTCAAAGATTAAATTTGCTCAAGAAATTAGGAATCCAAATAGCATTAGACGATTTTGGCACTGGATATTCATCTTTAGGCTATTTACAGCAGTTTCCCTTTAATATTTTAAAGATTGATTCTTGTTTTATTCGCAATATTGATAGCAATAAAGTCAATGCTGTAATCACTAAAAATACTATTGAGATGGCACATCAATTGGGTTTAAAAGTAGTAGCCGAAGGTGTAGAAACAAAAGCCGAATTAAACTATCTTCGGCAGTGTCAATGTGATGAAATTCAAGGCTTTTTGTATAGTCGTCCCTTAGCAGCTAAAGAATTTCAAAAATTAATAATGAACAACACTAGTCTTCCCTTACAAAGAGTCTAG
- the cax gene encoding calcium/proton exchanger: MFNKDTFFLVLLVFIPVSIAAHFLEWGESVVFITAGLGIVPLASYMGTATEEIAVVTGPSIGGLLNATFGNATELILAFIALKAGLIGVVKATITGSIVSNLLLVMGFSMLLGGLKFKVQKFEPTVARLNASTMNLAVIALLLPTAVQYTSTGIEEQTLQNLSVAVAGILILVYGLTLLFSMKTHAYLCDVGDAALDEGGEGEPEVNLPFWIFILLAVTLAVAVESELLVDSLEVATAQLGLSALFTGVILLPIIGNAAEHATAVSVAMKDKMDLSVSVAMGSSMQIALFVAPVLVITGWIIGQPMDLNFNPFELVAVSVAVLIANSISSDGESNWLEGSLLVATYAVVAIAFFFHPVVEGMI; encoded by the coding sequence ATGTTCAATAAAGACACATTTTTCTTAGTTTTATTAGTGTTTATCCCTGTTTCGATTGCTGCACATTTTTTAGAATGGGGAGAATCCGTCGTATTTATCACGGCAGGTTTAGGCATTGTGCCTTTAGCTTCCTATATGGGTACTGCTACCGAAGAAATTGCTGTAGTCACAGGGCCGAGTATTGGTGGACTGCTCAATGCTACCTTTGGTAACGCCACAGAATTAATTTTGGCTTTTATTGCCCTCAAGGCTGGCTTAATTGGTGTAGTTAAAGCTACTATTACAGGCTCAATTGTCAGTAATTTACTGCTGGTAATGGGATTTTCCATGTTGCTGGGGGGTTTAAAATTTAAAGTGCAAAAATTTGAGCCTACCGTAGCCCGTCTTAATGCTTCGACGATGAACTTAGCTGTGATCGCGCTACTGCTACCTACAGCGGTTCAGTATACATCTACAGGTATTGAAGAACAAACCTTACAGAATCTGTCCGTAGCCGTTGCTGGGATTTTAATTTTAGTCTATGGGCTAACTTTACTTTTTTCGATGAAAACTCACGCCTATCTTTGCGATGTAGGAGATGCAGCTCTAGATGAAGGGGGAGAAGGTGAACCTGAAGTCAATTTACCTTTTTGGATCTTTATTTTGCTGGCTGTCACTTTAGCCGTGGCAGTAGAATCAGAACTGCTGGTAGATTCTTTGGAAGTGGCAACTGCTCAACTAGGTTTAAGTGCTTTGTTTACTGGGGTTATCCTGCTGCCAATTATTGGTAATGCAGCAGAACACGCTACGGCAGTGAGTGTGGCAATGAAAGACAAGATGGATCTTTCAGTATCCGTGGCAATGGGTTCAAGTATGCAGATTGCTTTATTTGTTGCCCCAGTATTAGTAATTACTGGCTGGATTATTGGTCAACCAATGGATCTTAACTTTAATCCTTTTGAACTTGTGGCAGTTAGCGTTGCCGTCTTGATTGCCAACTCTATAAGTTCTGATGGCGAATCTAATTGGCTAGAGGGTAGTTTGTTAGTAGCGACTTATGCCGTAGTTGCGATCGCCTTTTTCTTCCATCCCGTAGTCGAAGGCATGATCTAG
- a CDS encoding GlpM family protein has translation MISLFLKCLLGAAAVLLIAVLSKSKSFFISGLVPLFPTFALIAHYIVGTERTMKDLRTTALFGLYSLIPYAAYLVAVYYFSYKFDLVWTLSMATVVWLFFAFILLVGWTKFHPTLGSNV, from the coding sequence ATGATTTCATTATTTTTAAAGTGTTTACTTGGTGCAGCAGCCGTTTTGTTAATTGCTGTGCTTTCAAAGAGTAAAAGCTTCTTCATTTCTGGTTTAGTCCCATTGTTTCCAACGTTTGCTTTGATTGCTCATTATATTGTTGGTACAGAGCGAACAATGAAAGATTTGAGAACAACAGCACTATTTGGTCTTTATTCTCTTATCCCGTATGCAGCGTATTTGGTAGCGGTTTACTATTTCAGCTACAAATTCGACTTGGTTTGGACGTTATCAATGGCGACGGTCGTGTGGCTGTTTTTTGCATTCATTTTATTGGTTGGATGGACAAAGTTTCATCCAACATTGGGGAGTAATGTCTAA
- a CDS encoding histidine kinase dimerization/phosphoacceptor domain -containing protein, with the protein MSITQDSAHILVVDDNTCNLDLVCRIFAKANLKISTALNGIDAINQVKLNPPELILLDGMMPNLDGFETCRLLKEDPTTCDIPIIFMTALAETERKVKAFKLGASDYITKPFQKAELIARVEYQLELLNLRQTLEKQNDLLQHQINERYEVEISLLNTNEQLANVNQSLIAEIENRKTAERKLKQSLKEKELLLKEIHHRVKNNLFIVSSLLESQAEYIDDPQALKMLSDSQNRITSMALIHEQLHSSTSLCQINFQQYLTTLTNYLIDSYLTNTIKVSANIQQVDLNIETANACGLIVNELISNAVEHAFIGRNEGNITLDFTQNDARFTLIIKDDGIGFPEHKDFYHSESLGLELVSTLVEQLEGKIQMTSDNGTEVRITFAELNYKNRL; encoded by the coding sequence ATGTCCATAACCCAAGATTCAGCGCATATTTTAGTTGTTGATGATAATACTTGTAATTTAGATCTAGTCTGTAGAATTTTTGCCAAAGCTAATTTAAAAATTTCTACGGCATTAAATGGCATTGATGCTATTAATCAAGTTAAATTGAATCCCCCAGAACTAATTTTATTAGATGGGATGATGCCTAACCTCGATGGGTTTGAAACTTGTCGCCTGCTCAAAGAAGATCCTACTACTTGTGATATTCCAATTATTTTTATGACTGCTTTAGCAGAAACCGAAAGAAAGGTTAAAGCTTTTAAATTGGGCGCAAGTGACTATATTACTAAACCTTTTCAAAAAGCCGAATTAATAGCTAGGGTCGAATATCAGCTAGAGCTACTTAATTTACGTCAAACCTTAGAAAAGCAAAATGATTTGTTACAACATCAAATTAACGAAAGATATGAAGTAGAAATTTCTTTACTAAATACAAATGAACAGCTTGCTAATGTTAATCAATCCCTTATCGCTGAGATAGAAAATCGTAAAACAGCAGAAAGGAAACTCAAACAATCTCTCAAGGAAAAAGAGTTGCTGCTGAAGGAAATTCACCACCGAGTTAAGAATAATCTTTTTATTGTTTCTAGTCTTTTGGAGTCTCAGGCGGAATATATTGATGATCCTCAAGCACTTAAAATGCTGAGTGATAGCCAAAACCGTATCACCTCAATGGCTTTGATTCACGAACAACTCCACTCTAGTACTAGTTTATGTCAGATTAATTTTCAACAATATTTGACTACACTAACTAATTATTTAATTGATTCTTATTTAACTAACACTATTAAGGTTAGTGCTAATATTCAGCAGGTTGATTTAAATATAGAAACTGCTAATGCTTGCGGATTGATTGTCAATGAATTAATTTCTAATGCAGTCGAACACGCCTTTATAGGACGTAATGAAGGCAATATTACCCTAGACTTTACACAAAATGACGCTCGATTTACTTTGATAATTAAAGATGACGGCATCGGGTTTCCTGAGCATAAAGACTTTTATCATAGCGAATCATTGGGCTTGGAACTTGTTTCTACCTTGGTAGAACAACTAGAAGGAAAAATACAAATGACCAGTGATAATGGAACTGAAGTTAGAATTACATTTGCCGAACTAAACTACAAAAATAGACTTTGA
- the glmM gene encoding phosphoglucosamine mutase, whose protein sequence is MSNFAKTILDTNQLPQTPLFGTDGIRGKAGDILTAPFTLQLGYWAGKVLEEAAKNKGSIIIGQDSRNSSGMLSSAIAAGLTSAGLEVWHLGLCPTPCVATLTSKSEAIGGIMISASHNPPQDNGIKFFGKEGTKLADSLTQKIEAHLRKNHLQDEANTTWGKTYYRPELVEQYAQVLKTSLPKNIDFQGMRIVLDLAWGASVKVAPAIFQELGAEVISLHSLADGDRINVNCGSTHLDTVKQAVEEHQADLGFAFDGDADRVMAIDSQGRVIDGDYILYLWGDLLKQQQQLPDDLIVATVMANLGFERAWQAKGGKMQRTAVGDRYVQAAMWLTGAMLGGEQSGHILCHHHGVSGDGIQTALHLTSLVRQADTSLANLVDNSFQTYPQILRNVIVEDRERRSKWQECEPVQQAIAKAEAAMGKQGRILVRASGTEPLIRVMVEAVDHKLTSYWTDELVKVVEQNLAAT, encoded by the coding sequence GTGAGTAATTTTGCAAAAACTATATTGGATACGAATCAGTTACCCCAAACACCTTTATTTGGTACAGATGGAATTCGTGGCAAGGCGGGAGATATTTTAACCGCGCCCTTTACTCTTCAGTTGGGTTATTGGGCCGGAAAAGTGCTTGAAGAAGCTGCCAAAAACAAAGGCTCGATAATTATTGGACAAGACTCTCGTAATTCTAGCGGTATGCTATCGAGTGCGATCGCAGCAGGATTAACTTCTGCGGGATTAGAAGTTTGGCATTTGGGCTTGTGTCCTACTCCCTGTGTTGCTACTTTGACCAGCAAAAGCGAAGCGATAGGAGGGATTATGATTTCTGCTAGCCATAACCCGCCTCAAGACAATGGGATTAAGTTTTTTGGCAAAGAAGGAACTAAATTGGCTGATAGTTTGACCCAAAAAATAGAGGCTCACCTCAGAAAAAATCATTTGCAAGACGAGGCAAACACAACCTGGGGGAAAACTTACTATCGCCCAGAATTGGTTGAGCAATATGCTCAGGTACTTAAAACATCGTTACCTAAAAATATAGATTTTCAAGGAATGCGAATTGTCTTAGATTTAGCTTGGGGGGCATCTGTGAAAGTTGCTCCCGCTATATTCCAGGAATTAGGGGCAGAGGTGATTAGTCTTCATTCCTTAGCCGATGGCGATCGCATTAACGTCAACTGTGGTTCAACTCACCTAGACACGGTTAAGCAAGCTGTTGAAGAGCATCAGGCTGATTTAGGATTTGCCTTTGATGGAGATGCCGATCGAGTTATGGCGATTGATAGTCAAGGCAGAGTAATCGATGGGGACTATATCCTCTATTTGTGGGGCGATCTACTCAAGCAACAACAGCAGCTACCAGATGATTTAATTGTGGCTACTGTAATGGCAAATCTTGGCTTTGAGCGCGCTTGGCAAGCTAAAGGGGGCAAAATGCAGCGGACGGCGGTAGGCGATCGCTATGTTCAAGCAGCTATGTGGCTTACAGGAGCAATGCTAGGGGGAGAACAGTCAGGACATATTCTTTGTCATCATCATGGTGTTTCTGGTGATGGGATTCAAACCGCATTACATTTAACTTCTTTGGTACGCCAAGCAGATACGTCTTTAGCCAATTTAGTAGATAACAGCTTCCAAACCTATCCCCAAATTCTGCGTAATGTAATAGTTGAAGATCGCGAACGTAGGAGTAAATGGCAAGAATGCGAACCTGTGCAACAGGCGATCGCTAAAGCAGAAGCAGCTATGGGAAAACAAGGACGCATCTTAGTTCGTGCTTCGGGAACAGAGCCTTTGATTCGCGTGATGGTAGAAGCTGTCGATCACAAGTTAACTAGTTATTGGACAGATGAACTAGTAAAAGTTGTAGAACAAAATTTAGCAGCGACTTAA
- a CDS encoding cytochrome c biogenesis protein — MNFFLKPGSIFRRLVGTIANLKLAIVLLLAIAVVSISGTVIEQAETLSFYQQNYPESPALYGFLTWKVILAWGLNHVYSTWWYLSLLILFGASLTACTFTRQLPALKAARKWKYYQKPKQFEKLALSAELNQGSVNSLTPLLEQQNFRVWQQDNALYARKGIIGRIGPIIVHAGMLIVLLGGLWGIFTGFFAQEMVASGNTFKIQNFIELGPLSASHIPDDWSVKVNRFWIDYTQNGDIDQFYSDLSVVSDRGEELKRETIHVNKPLRYHGVTLYQTNWSIAAAQVQLNNSPIFQLPVAKLDTLGAGNIWGTWIPTKPDMSSGVSMLIKDMQGTALIYNQQGDLTSAIRIGQSVDIDGINIKLINIIGSTGLQIKADPGVPVVYTGFALLMIGVVMSYFSHSQVWALEQDNSFFFGAKTNRAQVSFEREMLEVIDSLEETKSTDVPEPSLKCN; from the coding sequence ATGAATTTTTTTCTCAAGCCAGGCTCAATATTTCGTCGTTTGGTTGGTACTATTGCCAACTTGAAATTGGCGATTGTTTTGTTACTGGCGATCGCCGTAGTCAGTATTTCAGGTACAGTAATTGAACAGGCTGAAACTCTCTCTTTTTATCAACAGAACTATCCAGAGTCTCCTGCTTTATATGGCTTTTTGACCTGGAAAGTTATTTTAGCCTGGGGTTTAAATCATGTTTATAGTACCTGGTGGTATCTCTCTTTATTAATTCTTTTTGGTGCAAGTTTGACTGCCTGTACCTTTACCCGTCAGCTACCCGCCTTAAAAGCTGCCCGTAAATGGAAATATTATCAAAAGCCAAAGCAGTTTGAGAAATTAGCTCTCAGTGCCGAATTAAATCAAGGTTCAGTCAATTCTTTAACGCCTTTATTAGAACAGCAAAACTTTCGAGTCTGGCAACAAGATAATGCTCTTTATGCCCGCAAAGGCATTATTGGTCGTATTGGTCCTATTATCGTCCACGCGGGTATGCTGATTGTTTTACTGGGTGGGTTATGGGGCATTTTTACGGGCTTTTTTGCTCAGGAAATGGTCGCCAGTGGCAATACTTTTAAGATTCAGAATTTTATCGAATTAGGTCCTTTATCTGCTTCTCATATTCCCGATGATTGGTCAGTTAAGGTGAATCGATTTTGGATTGACTATACCCAAAACGGAGACATAGATCAATTCTACTCTGATTTGTCAGTGGTGAGCGATCGCGGTGAGGAATTGAAGCGGGAAACTATCCACGTCAATAAACCTCTGCGTTATCACGGCGTTACCCTTTATCAAACTAACTGGAGTATTGCTGCTGCTCAAGTTCAGTTAAACAACAGTCCTATTTTTCAGCTACCAGTAGCTAAATTAGATACTCTGGGCGCAGGAAATATTTGGGGAACCTGGATTCCTACCAAACCAGACATGAGTTCTGGCGTTTCTATGCTAATCAAGGATATGCAGGGAACAGCTTTAATTTATAACCAACAGGGAGACTTAACTAGCGCGATTCGTATTGGTCAAAGTGTAGATATTGACGGTATTAATATTAAGCTGATTAATATCATCGGCAGCACTGGTTTACAGATTAAAGCCGATCCTGGTGTCCCTGTTGTTTACACAGGCTTTGCTTTACTAATGATTGGTGTAGTTATGAGTTACTTTTCCCATTCTCAAGTATGGGCATTAGAACAAGACAATAGCTTTTTCTTCGGTGCAAAAACCAATCGAGCGCAGGTAAGCTTTGAGAGAGAAATGCTAGAAGTAATTGATAGCTTGGAAGAAACTAAATCAACTGATGTTCCTGAACCTAGTCTTAAGTGCAATTGA